The following proteins are co-located in the Candidatus Thermoplasmatota archaeon genome:
- a CDS encoding PKD domain-containing protein: MIALIVVVVGLASLVPKSKPQSVNELPVAMFTYDANNLTVMFDATASSDPDGSIANYSWTFGDASEGNGKIVTHVYAKDGAFKANLTVTDNGGGKNSSSKDLNVKMTVSPAKKYPVAVIQMEKDGLRVNVSGAKSHADDDATITSYAWTFGDGGSATGVTATHTYAANGTYTINLTVTDSNGLTNSTTVSVTVASPPAPPPPPPPPAQNGPPGLLHAIEIHKEKADRNPGLQNSLDQLQGNLQKWLDSHANYLM; encoded by the coding sequence GTGATCGCACTGATCGTCGTGGTGGTGGGTCTAGCATCGTTGGTTCCGAAATCGAAACCACAGTCCGTGAACGAACTGCCGGTTGCGATGTTCACCTACGATGCGAATAACCTCACGGTTATGTTCGACGCGACAGCGTCGAGCGACCCCGACGGCTCGATCGCGAACTACTCCTGGACATTCGGGGACGCCTCGGAAGGCAACGGCAAGATCGTCACGCACGTGTACGCGAAGGATGGAGCTTTCAAAGCCAATCTGACCGTGACGGACAATGGGGGAGGGAAGAACTCCTCTTCGAAGGATTTGAACGTGAAGATGACTGTCAGCCCGGCCAAGAAATACCCGGTTGCAGTCATCCAAATGGAAAAGGATGGACTAAGAGTCAACGTGAGCGGTGCGAAGTCACACGCGGACGATGACGCCACCATAACAAGCTATGCTTGGACCTTCGGAGACGGTGGGAGCGCCACTGGAGTGACCGCGACGCACACATATGCTGCGAACGGCACCTACACCATTAACCTGACCGTGACGGACAGCAACGGCTTGACGAACAGCACAACGGTCTCGGTGACCGTGGCATCGCCGCCAGCACCTCCGCCACCGCCGCCTCCGCCGGCCCAGAATGGACCACCAGGTCTGTTGCACGCGATCGAGATACACAAGGAGAAGGCGGATAGGAACCCAGGCCTCCAGAACTCTCTGGACCAGTTGCAGGGGAACCTACAGAAATGGCTGGACAGCCACGCCAACTATCTGATGTAG
- a CDS encoding trimethylamine methyltransferase family protein encodes MGGFSERFRIRKPVAILKEEDRKQIHEAGLNVMENVGVRIHSKVARDSLKKAGAIVDERTSVVKFPTDLTKSLISKVAQGIVLAGREKEYDLPLDGQHCYYTTDGCGISVWDQKTRTRRLSVLQDITNTATISDWLPYLSIYEPMVVPSDIPQNIHVVVGMKESLNITRKHVVSESTSTPEEAELQIKMASEIVGGLEELRKRHIMSAMVCTMSPLTLDGHATDAAMVWSRAKVPVHITGMAMMGVSSPATIPGNLVVNHAETLALAAAMQAHTPGSPAIYGSVLSNMDPRTGAIQLASPEALILCAAAGEMARYVKMPSYGGIGCNAKTPGMQSSLENGMLALTSALFGQEVNNGIGMLDCSTVLSYEQMIIDDDIVGRAISAGREILVTKESMHLDMIGEVGILGIGTKKGSYLGERATMTEARQFYQSSIFTSEPFEQWETKGRKDDLTLAKEKADWILKSHEPVMLDRDISRRLDQIVKEAAKASTT; translated from the coding sequence GTGGGAGGATTCTCAGAGAGATTCAGAATAAGGAAACCAGTGGCAATACTGAAAGAAGAGGATAGGAAGCAGATTCACGAAGCCGGTCTGAACGTCATGGAGAACGTTGGCGTCAGGATACACAGCAAGGTGGCCCGTGACTCGCTCAAGAAAGCAGGAGCCATTGTCGATGAGAGAACCAGCGTCGTCAAGTTCCCAACAGACTTGACAAAGTCATTGATCTCCAAAGTAGCACAAGGAATTGTCCTGGCGGGTCGCGAAAAGGAATACGACCTTCCCCTTGACGGCCAGCACTGCTACTACACGACAGATGGATGCGGGATCAGCGTTTGGGATCAGAAGACCCGCACCAGGAGACTCTCGGTCCTGCAGGACATAACAAACACGGCAACAATCAGCGACTGGCTGCCGTACCTCAGCATCTATGAACCGATGGTTGTCCCCTCAGACATCCCTCAGAATATACATGTCGTCGTTGGGATGAAGGAATCTCTCAACATCACGAGGAAGCACGTTGTCAGTGAATCCACATCGACCCCTGAAGAAGCAGAGCTCCAGATCAAGATGGCATCGGAGATCGTTGGCGGGTTGGAGGAACTGAGGAAGAGACACATCATGTCGGCAATGGTCTGCACGATGTCCCCCCTTACTCTCGATGGACACGCCACTGACGCAGCGATGGTCTGGTCGAGGGCAAAGGTACCAGTGCATATCACAGGGATGGCAATGATGGGGGTCAGCTCACCGGCGACGATCCCTGGGAATCTGGTCGTCAACCATGCTGAGACCCTGGCCCTTGCGGCGGCGATGCAGGCGCATACGCCAGGATCGCCGGCCATCTATGGCTCGGTCCTTTCGAACATGGACCCACGGACAGGGGCGATCCAGTTGGCCTCGCCAGAAGCGCTCATCCTGTGCGCGGCGGCAGGCGAGATGGCTAGATACGTCAAGATGCCGTCATATGGCGGCATCGGATGTAACGCAAAAACACCGGGCATGCAGAGCTCGCTGGAGAATGGCATGCTGGCCCTTACGAGCGCACTGTTCGGCCAGGAAGTCAACAATGGCATCGGGATGCTTGATTGTTCGACTGTGCTCTCCTACGAACAGATGATCATCGACGATGACATTGTTGGCAGGGCAATCTCGGCCGGACGCGAGATACTCGTCACTAAGGAGAGCATGCATCTAGACATGATTGGGGAAGTCGGCATTCTCGGAATAGGTACAAAGAAGGGAAGCTACCTGGGTGAGAGGGCCACCATGACGGAAGCGCGTCAGTTCTACCAGTCATCGATCTTCACCTCCGAACCATTCGAACAGTGGGAAACAAAGGGGAGAAAGGACGACCTGACATTGGCAAAGGAGAAGGCAGATTGGATACTCAAGAGCCACGAGCCTGTCATGCTGGATAGGGATATCTCGAGGAGACTCGATCAGATAGTGAAGGAAGCTGCAAAGGCATCTACTACTTAG
- a CDS encoding trimethylamine methyltransferase family protein has product MAKVKLDFLSKEEEDLIHEQSIEMLGTFGVLIRSDSVLDLLAENGAKVDRVKKIAYIPENIVMEAIASAPKRFVLRARNRGNDVELPASGLPYLTTDGLTLYVQDIDSGERRDATRKDFAQFAKLADALESVSFFWPIVTISDVPQAVHNLYELWDSFNNCTLHVQGDCVSAEDAKRQIEMASLVCGGLDGLRKKPIFSCAIDPVAPLSFDGGALEAQMEFARVGVPVLCHSMCLAGMSSPVTIAGTLAIVNAENLASLVITQLASRGTPHIYGSSSAPVDMVTGNINFSAPECLMISAGAGQMARRYHRPSMVSDWGMGVKGQGISSSCSELFGRMASILSSSDLVPGIGGLDDAKGCSLAQMVIDSAIWDNFRAFARTFSITKGTIAMDVVRDVGHGNSFLGHPHTAKTFREELFFWDDEKLAMESTLSDRMIPKSIEVAKDILRDHTVESLDKAVISEGEALLKGYARNS; this is encoded by the coding sequence ATGGCAAAAGTGAAGCTTGATTTCCTTTCGAAGGAGGAAGAGGATCTCATTCACGAGCAAAGCATTGAGATGCTCGGCACCTTCGGAGTACTCATACGAAGCGATTCGGTCCTTGACCTGCTTGCGGAGAATGGGGCAAAAGTCGACCGTGTGAAGAAGATTGCCTATATCCCTGAGAACATCGTGATGGAGGCGATCGCATCTGCCCCGAAGAGATTCGTTCTTCGAGCTCGGAATCGTGGCAATGATGTTGAGCTGCCCGCCTCCGGGCTGCCGTACTTGACTACTGACGGGCTGACACTCTACGTACAGGATATCGATAGTGGGGAGAGGCGCGATGCGACCCGCAAGGATTTCGCGCAATTCGCCAAGCTTGCCGATGCCCTAGAATCAGTAAGCTTCTTCTGGCCCATTGTGACGATCTCCGATGTTCCGCAGGCAGTTCACAATCTGTACGAGCTCTGGGACTCCTTCAACAACTGCACACTCCATGTTCAAGGGGACTGCGTCAGTGCGGAGGACGCGAAGAGGCAGATCGAGATGGCGTCTCTTGTCTGCGGCGGACTGGACGGGTTGAGAAAAAAGCCGATCTTCTCATGCGCAATCGATCCCGTCGCCCCTCTCTCCTTCGACGGGGGAGCGCTCGAGGCACAGATGGAGTTCGCGCGTGTCGGGGTACCGGTTCTTTGCCATTCGATGTGCCTCGCAGGCATGTCATCACCCGTGACCATCGCAGGTACCCTCGCCATAGTCAATGCGGAGAATCTCGCTAGCCTCGTGATAACCCAGCTCGCCTCGCGTGGAACCCCTCACATATACGGTTCCTCATCTGCACCGGTCGACATGGTGACTGGCAACATCAACTTCTCAGCGCCCGAATGTCTGATGATATCCGCGGGTGCTGGACAGATGGCCCGAAGATACCATAGACCGTCCATGGTCTCTGATTGGGGAATGGGTGTGAAAGGCCAGGGGATTTCCTCGTCGTGCTCGGAACTTTTCGGACGCATGGCCTCGATCCTGAGTAGCAGCGACCTTGTGCCTGGGATTGGCGGCCTGGACGACGCGAAGGGGTGTTCGTTGGCACAGATGGTCATCGACTCAGCGATTTGGGACAACTTCCGAGCTTTTGCCAGGACCTTCTCGATTACTAAAGGGACGATTGCAATGGATGTTGTAAGGGATGTGGGTCATGGCAACAGCTTCCTTGGCCATCCGCACACGGCCAAAACATTCCGGGAGGAGCTATTCTTCTGGGACGACGAGAAGCTGGCTATGGAGTCAACTCTTTCTGATCGCATGATACCCAAATCCATAGAGGTTGCCAAGGATATTCTCAGGGACCACACGGTGGAATCGTTGGACAAGGCAGTCATTTCTGAAGGAGAAGCATTGCTCAAAGGGTACGCAAGAAACTCGTGA